The Candidatus Binataceae bacterium nucleotide sequence AGATCGATTCAGGCCGTTGCCGACCATCTGCCGACCGAGAGAGCCGAACTGATTTGATGCAGCAGATCCCGCGACTTCACCCGCCATCGCGAATTGATTCGGTTGCGTAGCCGTATGGTCCGTACGTGCCGCGAAGCGGCCCGGTTGCTTGGGGGCGGTGCGCTGAAGCGGTGGTTGCGCCATGGGCACAATCGGTTCGGCCGGCATCGCGATTGGTGGCTGATGTGGCGTCGCGCCGTGCGCCGCGAGATCGGCGACTTCACCGCGATCCCGTGACTCCGCGTTCGGATCATCGATGAGCTTCTGCGCCGCGCCTTTTTGATTGATTCCGGAGCGCTCCACGCCCAGCGCCAGCACCGTCCCACCGATCACCGCGATCGCGATTGCCAACAGCCCGAGCAAACGATTGAAGCGCTCGCCGCCGATCTGCTCGTTGTCACTGTCCTGATCGACTTCTTCCGCATTGTTGTTCAGCTTCGCTTTCAGCACGGCGCTCACCTCATCTCACCGGTATACGAAATCGTTACGCGGTCCTGGTCCCGCCCGACACCGGCGACCATCACCGCATCGCGTGGTGTAGATCGTCAGGTTGGTTTCGAGCCCGGGGAGCTGCGGCTTCACCGCCAGATGCGGGACGGCGTTGCGCGGATCGCCAGAAGCCGCCGGCGTCGTCATCCAACGTTCGGAATCGCCGAGCGCCACGTCGGTGATCGTCTCGCCCGGCTGCAGCTGCAAAGCGGTCGTGCGCAGCGGCGCACAATCGACCGTTGGTTCAGCGCCGTCGGCGTAGGGATAAAGCACGCGCACTGCGGTGCGATAAACCGGCCATCTGTCGTTCGCCTGATGCTGCTTGATCGCCGTCCGCACTTCGCCCGGCTGCTGCGCTAATAATTGCGCTCCGGGCGGCGGCGTTTGATTGCTGCAGGCGCTCAGCACCGCTCCGCCAATCACCAAACCAATTGCGATATTCTTCATCGCTCGCCCTCCTCGCCGCGCTACTGAGCCTGTTGCGTCCAGCTGATCTGCATGACGTAGAGGCCCAGCGGATTAGTCACGATCGTGTCGTTGGAATTCGGCGGAATGAGTTGGCTCTGTAGCTGTGCTTCCCAATGCGTCGGCGCGCCGAGATTGACGCCGTTCAGATCGCGGGTAATCTCGGTCCAGCGCACCTGATAGCTGCGGTCCGAGAGGCGAAGAATCGAATCGATCTGTACCGCGACAGTTTGTTTTCTCGGCGCGCTTGAACGGGTTATGGCTGAAACCGTCGGAATGGTAGTACTCGTCAAGGAAGCGATCGGCAGCGCCGCGCGCGTGCGCAAGTAGTGCGTTAAGCTGCTGCTGTTCGACCTGCGGATCGCTCGAGACCGCTCGTGCGTTGCGGATGAACGCGGCGATCTCGTAGCCCTGGATCCGCGCGACTACGTCGGGAACTGCGCTGACTGTCAGCGGCTG carries:
- a CDS encoding TrbG/VirB9 family P-type conjugative transfer protein is translated as MKNIAIGLVIGGAVLSACSNQTPPPGAQLLAQQPGEVRTAIKQHQANDRWPVYRTAVRVLYPYADGAEPTVDCAPLRTTALQLQPGETITDVALGDSERWMTTPAASGDPRNAVPHLAVKPQLPGLETNLTIYTTRCGDGRRCRAGPGPRNDFVYR